The proteins below are encoded in one region of Roseovarius bejariae:
- a CDS encoding response regulator, with the protein MDGTVLVADDDRTIRTVLTQALTRAGCKVHATSSLHTLMRWVGEGKGDAVITDVMMPDGNGLEMLPKIAADRPGLPVIVISAQNTIMTAIQAEEAEAFDYLPKPFDLPDLMKRTSRALETGARQPVPVAEEDRPEELPLIGRTPAMQGLYRVVARLMNTDLPVLITGESGTGKSLIARAIHDFSDRRTLPFVTVTPSDLTDLEGPAKVMARAKGGTIVLDEVGDLDAEAQARVVRMMDAPGDHVPRFMATSQGRLAEKLENEGFREDLYYRLSGAVVAVPSLRDRVDDVPLLVEHFLLRAEREGQPPRRLSDGALELMRAYSWPGNVRQLENAVRRIGLTARNEEVSRAEVEAVLGNQPAAQPVLSHGQGESLSASVARHLRRYFDLHGNALPPPGLYQRILREVELPLIEIALDATGGNQAKCADLLGINRNTLRKKITELDIHVTRRRKLM; encoded by the coding sequence ATGGATGGCACGGTATTGGTCGCCGATGACGACCGCACGATCCGAACGGTTTTGACGCAGGCCCTGACGCGGGCGGGGTGCAAGGTGCATGCCACCTCGTCCTTGCATACGCTGATGCGATGGGTGGGCGAGGGTAAGGGCGATGCGGTGATCACCGACGTGATGATGCCCGATGGCAATGGCCTTGAGATGCTGCCCAAGATCGCCGCCGACCGGCCCGGCCTGCCGGTGATCGTGATCTCGGCGCAGAACACCATCATGACGGCGATTCAGGCGGAAGAGGCGGAAGCCTTCGATTACCTGCCCAAGCCCTTTGATCTGCCCGACCTGATGAAGCGGACCTCACGGGCGCTGGAAACGGGCGCGCGGCAGCCTGTGCCTGTGGCCGAGGAGGACCGGCCCGAGGAATTGCCCCTGATCGGGCGGACGCCTGCGATGCAGGGGCTTTACCGGGTGGTGGCGCGGTTGATGAACACCGATTTGCCGGTGCTGATCACTGGCGAGTCTGGGACGGGCAAAAGCCTGATTGCGCGGGCGATTCATGATTTCTCGGATCGGCGCACCTTGCCCTTTGTCACGGTGACGCCCTCGGACCTGACCGATCTGGAGGGGCCGGCCAAGGTGATGGCGCGGGCCAAGGGCGGCACCATCGTTCTGGACGAGGTGGGCGATCTGGACGCCGAGGCGCAGGCGCGCGTGGTGCGGATGATGGATGCGCCGGGGGACCACGTGCCGCGGTTCATGGCCACAAGCCAGGGCCGGTTGGCCGAAAAACTGGAGAACGAGGGTTTTCGAGAGGATCTTTATTACCGGCTGTCGGGGGCGGTGGTGGCGGTGCCGAGCCTGCGGGACCGGGTGGATGACGTGCCGCTTCTGGTGGAGCATTTCCTGCTCAGGGCCGAGCGCGAGGGGCAGCCGCCGCGGCGCCTGTCGGACGGCGCGCTGGAGTTGATGCGCGCCTATAGCTGGCCGGGGAATGTGCGGCAGTTGGAAAATGCCGTGCGCCGGATCGGGTTGACCGCGCGCAACGAGGAAGTCAGCCGTGCCGAGGTCGAGGCGGTTCTGGGCAACCAGCCCGCCGCGCAGCCGGTGCTGAGCCATGGGCAGGGAGAATCGCTTTCGGCGTCGGTGGCGCGGCACCTGCGGCGCTATTTCGACCTGCACGGCAATGCCCTGCCGCCACCGGGCCTGTATCAGCGGATTCTGCGCGAAGTCGAACTGCCCCTGATCGAAATCGCGCTGGATGCCACGGGTGGAAATCAGGCGAAATGCGCCGATCTGCTGGGCATTAACCGCAATACGTTGCGTAAGAAGATCACCGAGCTGGATATTCACGTGACACGCCGCCGCAAGTTGATGTAA